From a single bacterium genomic region:
- a CDS encoding radical SAM protein yields MEESGRRAFLKNVPFYLIWDVTYKCPFDCVHCYFKGRSKRGEMGVEKCIEILSILKELGVYKIDFTGGEVFNKRDVQRLLIESRKLGFYVSVLSNGFLLKPQDIDLLKDYDILVKVTPYGCDEETCRSITQYTGKGNIHKAVMENLSKLYENGNRFLINVTFLKENFHHSREFLNLFEHFGQEPLFSMELYSGVRGGKYPLRHQVVKEEIEKYKDILSILKGRETFEPICRGGRNLFAIRPNGDVHPCYRLPVKIANITDTNFKEVWKNHKVLKKIRALKKEDFNKCLNCELNLSCNFCIAKNLEETGSYKEPSHLACAGASIHKILTQDKKSQSRYKGKESFGRNEENRDC; encoded by the coding sequence ATGGAGGAGAGTGGGAGGAGGGCGTTTTTGAAGAACGTGCCATTTTATCTGATATGGGATGTGACGTATAAGTGTCCGTTTGATTGTGTGCATTGTTATTTCAAGGGGCGGAGTAAAAGGGGAGAGATGGGAGTAGAGAAGTGCATAGAAATATTAAGTATCCTGAAAGAGCTTGGGGTTTATAAGATAGACTTTACGGGAGGGGAAGTTTTTAATAAAAGAGATGTGCAACGACTACTTATAGAATCTCGAAAGTTAGGTTTTTACGTATCGGTTCTTTCGAACGGGTTTCTTTTAAAACCGCAAGACATTGATTTGTTAAAGGATTATGACATTTTGGTTAAAGTAACTCCGTATGGATGTGACGAAGAAACTTGTCGCAGTATAACTCAATATACTGGCAAGGGGAACATACATAAGGCAGTAATGGAAAATCTTTCAAAGCTATATGAGAACGGAAACAGGTTTTTAATTAACGTTACTTTTTTGAAAGAGAATTTTCATCACTCGCGGGAGTTTTTAAATCTTTTTGAGCATTTTGGTCAGGAACCTCTTTTTAGTATGGAGTTATATTCGGGCGTTAGAGGTGGAAAGTATCCGTTGAGACATCAAGTTGTGAAAGAAGAAATAGAGAAATACAAAGATATTTTATCTATCCTAAAAGGGCGAGAAACATTTGAACCTATTTGCAGGGGAGGGCGTAATCTTTTTGCCATCAGACCAAACGGAGACGTACATCCCTGTTATAGATTACCTGTTAAAATAGCCAATATCACAGATACAAATTTTAAGGAGGTTTGGAAAAATCACAAAGTGTTGAAAAAAATAAGAGCTCTAAAAAAGGAAGATTTTAACAAATGTCTTAACTGCGAACTCAATTTAAGTTGTAATTTTTGTATAGCCAAAAACCTTGAAGAAACGGGAAGTTATAAAGAGCCATCACATCTTGCCTGTGCAGGGGCGAGCATACATAAAATATTAACGCAAGATAAAAAGAGCCAAAGCAGATATAAGGGGAAAGAATCGTTTGGAAGAAATGAAGAAAACAGAGACTGTTAA